The following coding sequences are from one Diprion similis isolate iyDipSimi1 chromosome 9, iyDipSimi1.1, whole genome shotgun sequence window:
- the LOC124410607 gene encoding chymotrypsin-2-like — protein MLRLICTFSLLASSTIFSPTTAAATADVANFTTKIVGGTSAKDGQFPYQVSLRSKNHHFCGGSIMNERWILTAAHCIYGSNNDSVTVVVGTPTLDNGGDSYQSRRLVHHPSYNEILIRDDIGLIEVEKPILFTDKVQPVALPTEDFDKPNQTAVLSGWGTTSYPGKASNELQYITLSVIDQNECLNTSFRVTKSNICTLNKTGEGACHGDSGGPLVSEKVQIGIVSWGTPCARGKPDVFTRVFSYVDWIANNTNV, from the exons ATGTTGCGGCTAATTTGTACCTTCAGCCTTCTCGCATCGTCGACGATATTCTCACCGACGACGG CCGCTGCAACGGCTGACGTGGCAAACTTCACGACGAAGATTGTTGGTGGAACATCAGCGAAGGATGGACAATTTCCATACCAAGTATCGTTGCGTTCGAAAAATCATCACTTTTGCGGTGGTTCGATAATGAACGAGCGATGGATACTGACTGCAGCACATTGCATCTACGG ATCGAATAACGACAGCGTAACCGTGGTGGTCGGAACTCCCACTTTGGACAATGGAGGAGATTCCTATCAATCGCGCCGATTAGTCCACCATCCGAGTTACAACGAGATACTAATTCGCGACGACATTGGTCTGATCGAAGTCGAGAAGCCGATATTATTCACGGACAAAGTTCAACCCGTTGCTCTTCCAACCGAAGATTTCGATAAACCTAACCAAACGGCTGTCTTATCAGGCTGGGGAACAACCTCG TATCCGGGAAAAGCGTCAAACGAACTTCAGTACATAACTCTGAGCGTCATCGACCAGAATGAATGCCTGAACACAAGCTTTCGCGTAACGAAGAGCAACATCTGTACATTGAACAAAACGGGCGAGGGCGCCTGTCAC gGTGATTCCGGAGGTCCACTCGTTTCTGAGAAAGTACAAATCGGGATTGTCTCATGGGGAACACCCTGCGCTAGAGGAAAACCCGACGTTTTTACTCGAGTATTCAGCTACGTCGACTGGATAGCAAACAACACGAACGTCTGA